CTCGACAACCTGACCACACCGGTGCAGACCGCCCGCTGGGCCGCCGCCTTCCGCGCCTACCTCCAGGGCCAGGTCTGGATGGCCGCCAACAGCGCCCACGAGCGGATCCCGAGCCTCTCCGACCATCTGGCGGTCCGGCTCGACTCCTCCGCGGTCAAGATCTTCTCGACCCTCAGCGAGATCATCCACGGATACGACCTCCCCGCGGCCGACTACGAGCGTCACGACGTCCGCGGATTCGTCGAGGTCTTCGCCTCGGTCATCGGCTGGTCCAACGACCTGGTCTCGTACCACAAGGAGCGCCAGCGCAGCCAGGAGGGATACGGGAACATCGTCGACCTGATCGCGTACGAGCAGAAATGCTCCCTCGCCGAAGCGGTCCGCGAGACCGCCATGATGCACACCCGCGCCATGGCCCTCTACCTGCGCCTGCGCGACCAGATCCTGCACGACGCCGAACCCGAGCTCCACCGCTGGATCACCGACTGCGACCACTGGATCCGGGCCGACTACGACTGGTCCCTCACCACCAACCGCTACGTCAATCCGGAGAACCCCGCCGACCTTCCGGCCGGCAGCGCCGCCTCACCCTTCGACGAGCGGGAGGCGGACCAGCCGCTGCCGATCGCCAGCATCGCCTGG
This genomic interval from Streptomyces sp. NBC_00464 contains the following:
- a CDS encoding terpene synthase family protein, giving the protein MTSPASAPKIPQLWVPLPSGIHPGWREIDDRSAAWLDRFGLYSDRAQRERLTRISVGEITSRGAPSGRPAALQWTSDFLMWLFAFDDEYCDEGPVSTSPDATLLIITRLQRIVEVPWATPAEDSYSAALRELRLRLDNLTTPVQTARWAAAFRAYLQGQVWMAANSAHERIPSLSDHLAVRLDSSAVKIFSTLSEIIHGYDLPAADYERHDVRGFVEVFASVIGWSNDLVSYHKERQRSQEGYGNIVDLIAYEQKCSLAEAVRETAMMHTRAMALYLRLRDQILHDAEPELHRWITDCDHWIRADYDWSLTTNRYVNPENPADLPAGSAASPFDEREADQPLPIASIAWWWTLIKDE